A stretch of Flavobacterium sp. N2270 DNA encodes these proteins:
- a CDS encoding flippase-like domain-containing protein has product MIVSIALFYIYQQLQGDKKINWNVISSYLSLQSIGILLLFSTINWTLEIFKWKHLVSSFKEITFLESANQSLGSLTASIFTPNRIGEYGAKVLYFTKENSKQIVLLNFIGNSSQMLVTTFFGVIGILIIDLNFQVSNWVIFGVLIGSTLLLFLFKNVEIYGFSIQKLIQKITSFPLVFHRKNLLLSVLRYLVFSTQFYFLLLIFDISIPFEIAFGTIFSMYLLASIIPSIHLMDVAIKGSVAVYLFGLIGVESWKIIAITSLMWIFNLVLPVIIGSYFVLQFKPNKE; this is encoded by the coding sequence TTGATTGTAAGTATTGCTTTATTTTATATTTATCAGCAACTTCAAGGCGATAAAAAAATCAATTGGAATGTGATTTCGAGTTATTTATCATTGCAATCAATTGGTATATTATTACTTTTTTCAACAATCAATTGGACATTGGAGATATTTAAATGGAAACATTTAGTTTCTTCCTTTAAAGAAATTACTTTTTTAGAATCAGCCAACCAAAGTTTAGGTTCACTTACTGCTTCCATTTTTACACCTAATCGAATTGGCGAATATGGAGCCAAAGTTTTATATTTTACAAAAGAGAACAGTAAACAAATTGTCTTGTTAAATTTTATCGGAAACAGCAGTCAAATGCTTGTTACCACTTTTTTTGGAGTTATTGGAATTTTAATAATTGATTTAAATTTTCAAGTTTCAAATTGGGTTATTTTTGGAGTTTTAATTGGCAGTACTTTGCTTCTTTTTCTTTTTAAGAATGTTGAGATTTACGGCTTTTCTATTCAAAAATTAATCCAAAAAATCACCTCTTTTCCGTTAGTATTTCACAGGAAAAACCTTTTGCTTTCAGTATTGCGTTATTTGGTTTTTTCTACTCAATTTTACTTCTTATTGTTGATTTTTGATATTAGCATTCCTTTTGAAATCGCATTTGGAACTATTTTTAGCATGTATCTATTAGCATCAATCATTCCGAGTATACATTTAATGGATGTTGCTATAAAAGGCAGTGTTGCTGTATATTTATTTGGTTTAATTGGAGTTGAAAGTTGGAAAATTATTGCAATTACATCGTTGATGTGGATTTTCAATTTGGTATTGCCCGTTATAATTGGAAGTTATTTTGTTTTACAATTTAAACCAAACAAAGAATGA
- the ruvC gene encoding crossover junction endodeoxyribonuclease RuvC, producing MANERIILGIDPGTTIMGFGLIKVVNKKMEFIQLNELQLNKLDNHYQKLKHIFERTIELIDTHHPDEIAIEAPFFGKNVQSMLKLGRAQGVAMAAGLSRDIPITEYEPKKIKMAITGNGNASKEQVAKMLQQLLGLKTLPKNLDSTDGLAAAVCHFFNSGRIEVGKSYSGWDAFVKQNESRVKK from the coding sequence TTGGCAAACGAACGCATCATATTAGGAATAGATCCAGGAACAACCATAATGGGTTTTGGTTTGATAAAAGTGGTGAATAAAAAAATGGAGTTTATTCAGCTAAATGAATTGCAGTTGAATAAACTCGACAATCATTATCAAAAGCTAAAGCATATTTTTGAACGTACAATTGAGCTTATCGACACGCATCATCCTGATGAAATTGCAATTGAAGCGCCGTTTTTTGGAAAAAATGTACAATCGATGTTAAAGTTAGGAAGAGCACAAGGTGTTGCTATGGCAGCCGGACTTTCGAGAGATATTCCCATTACAGAATACGAACCTAAGAAAATAAAAATGGCCATTACCGGAAACGGAAATGCAAGTAAAGAGCAAGTTGCCAAAATGCTCCAACAATTATTAGGCTTAAAAACCTTACCAAAAAATCTCGATTCAACCGATGGTTTAGCAGCAGCAGTCTGTCATTTCTTCAATTCAGGAAGAATAGAGGTGGGAAAAAGTTATTCAGGTTGGGATGCTTTTGTAAAACAAAATGAATCACGAGTTAAGAAGTAA
- the hemW gene encoding radical SAM family heme chaperone HemW: protein MSGIYIHIPFCKQACHYCDFHFSTSLKKKDEMVLALAKEISLRKSESQNEEVETIYFGGGTPSILSTEDLKFLIDAVYQNYKVIKNPEITVEANPDDLTEERIVELSKNKINRLSIGIQSFFEDDLQLMNRAHNSDEASNCLKIATQYFDNISLDLIYGIPGSSNEKWQQNIGKALSFGINHISSYALTVEPKTALDKFIKKGIIKQPDDEAAQEQFHILVETLQENGFVHYELSNFGKPDYFSKNNSSYWLGKKYIGIGPSAHSYDGVNRGWNVSNNSIYIKSIQENKVPIEIEKLTITDRYNEYIMTGLRTIWGVSLERIEKDFGKFYLDYLNKEVKRFLEDDLLFIEENVLRATKKGKFLCDGIASDLFLVNLD, encoded by the coding sequence ATGAGCGGAATCTACATTCATATCCCTTTTTGCAAGCAAGCATGTCATTATTGCGATTTTCATTTTTCTACTTCCTTAAAGAAAAAAGACGAAATGGTTTTAGCTTTGGCTAAAGAGATTAGCTTGCGTAAAAGTGAATCTCAAAATGAAGAAGTAGAAACCATTTATTTTGGTGGCGGAACACCGAGTATTTTATCAACTGAAGATTTGAAGTTTTTAATTGATGCCGTTTACCAAAACTATAAAGTAATAAAAAACCCAGAAATTACGGTTGAAGCCAATCCAGATGACTTAACAGAAGAACGAATTGTTGAATTGTCAAAAAATAAAATCAATCGTTTATCTATAGGAATTCAATCTTTTTTTGAAGATGATTTGCAGCTGATGAATCGCGCACACAATTCAGATGAAGCTTCAAATTGTTTAAAAATTGCCACACAATATTTCGACAATATTTCATTGGATTTAATTTACGGAATTCCTGGATCGAGTAACGAAAAATGGCAACAAAATATAGGTAAAGCGCTTTCTTTTGGAATCAATCATATTTCGAGTTATGCTTTAACGGTTGAACCAAAAACAGCTTTGGATAAATTCATCAAAAAAGGAATCATCAAACAACCAGACGATGAAGCCGCTCAAGAGCAATTTCATATTTTGGTAGAAACTTTACAAGAAAATGGATTTGTACATTACGAATTGTCCAATTTTGGTAAACCCGATTATTTTTCTAAAAACAATTCGAGTTATTGGTTGGGTAAAAAATACATAGGAATTGGACCTTCGGCACACAGTTACGATGGAGTAAACAGAGGTTGGAATGTTTCTAATAATTCCATTTATATAAAATCAATTCAAGAAAATAAAGTGCCAATTGAAATCGAAAAACTTACGATAACAGACCGTTATAATGAATATATAATGACAGGTTTACGAACGATTTGGGGTGTTTCATTAGAAAGAATTGAAAAGGATTTTGGGAAATTCTATCTTGATTATTTAAATAAAGAAGTAAAGCGTTTTTTAGAGGATGACTTATTATTTATTGAAGAAAATGTACTTAGAGCAACTAAAAAAGGAAAGTTTTTGTGCGATGGAATTGCATCAGACTTATTTTTAGTAAATTTGGATTAA
- a CDS encoding cyclase family protein, translating into MKATINNIQIDLSKPLDISIPLTNNEQNPIAWYQSTPIIEPVKDGDWIGKVSEGKSSTNFNNIFFNPHAHGTHTECLGHITKDFYSINQCLKQFFFTAEVVSIEPKLIGEDLVITKDQIEASFVISTKEKSHRQTQALIVRTLPNLKTKKHLNYSNTNPPYLAEEAAIYIRELGIQHLLIDLPSVDKEHDGGALLAHKAFWNVKNVNKLNADARMNCTITEMIYVDNSISDGSYFLNLQIASFENDASPSKPVLYKIIDF; encoded by the coding sequence ATGAAAGCAACAATCAATAATATACAAATCGACTTATCAAAACCATTAGATATTTCAATTCCGCTAACGAATAACGAACAAAATCCCATTGCTTGGTATCAAAGTACACCAATTATAGAACCCGTTAAAGATGGCGATTGGATTGGAAAAGTTTCTGAAGGAAAATCTTCTACAAATTTCAATAACATTTTCTTCAATCCGCATGCACACGGAACACATACGGAATGTTTAGGACACATTACAAAAGATTTTTACAGCATCAATCAATGTTTAAAACAGTTTTTCTTTACCGCTGAAGTTGTTTCCATTGAACCAAAATTAATAGGTGAAGATTTAGTTATTACCAAAGATCAAATTGAGGCTTCTTTTGTCATTTCGACGAAGGAGAAATCTCATCGTCAAACTCAAGCTCTAATAGTAAGAACACTTCCAAATTTAAAAACTAAAAAACATCTCAATTATTCAAATACAAATCCACCTTATTTAGCAGAAGAAGCAGCAATTTATATTCGTGAACTTGGCATCCAACATTTATTAATCGATTTACCAAGTGTTGATAAAGAGCACGATGGGGGAGCTTTGTTGGCTCATAAAGCATTTTGGAATGTAAAAAATGTAAACAAATTAAATGCAGATGCTCGAATGAATTGCACCATTACTGAAATGATTTATGTAGACAATTCTATTTCAGACGGAAGTTATTTCTTAAACTTACAAATTGCATCGTTTGAAAATGATGCGAGTCCTAGTAAACCTGTTTTATATAAGATTATTGATTTTTGA
- a CDS encoding MmcQ/YjbR family DNA-binding protein, with translation MNIQQLYEFCHSKKGVTEHFPFDEDTLVFKVGGKMFCLASLKKFEEGEPFLNLKCNPEKAIELREKYESIKPGYHMSKIHWNSVYLNKELPNKMIIELINDSYELVFMSLTKKSRESIV, from the coding sequence ATGAACATTCAACAACTTTATGAATTTTGTCATTCTAAAAAAGGAGTAACTGAGCATTTTCCTTTTGATGAAGATACTTTAGTGTTTAAAGTGGGAGGTAAAATGTTTTGTTTAGCCTCATTAAAAAAATTTGAAGAAGGAGAACCTTTTTTAAATTTAAAGTGTAATCCTGAAAAAGCTATAGAATTGCGAGAAAAATATGAATCTATAAAACCAGGTTATCACATGAGTAAAATACATTGGAACAGTGTTTATTTAAATAAAGAGCTTCCGAATAAAATGATTATTGAATTAATTAATGATTCGTATGAGTTAGTTTTTATGAGTTTAACTAAAAAATCACGCGAAAGTATTGTATAG
- a CDS encoding zinc metalloprotease codes for MKKIILSVVSLLMILSCSSDDSSATKGDVAPVAHRGCASHDVLERQLRDDPKLAERMANFEIEAEKFIQQGKIVNGVLEIPVVFNVLYRTSAENISQAQLQSQIDVLNKDFAGTNTDYNSSNPYNSVRGALNVKFVLDAIYRKSTTKTTWGTSDAMKKTSTGGIAPTSPTTKLNYWVCTIGGGILGYAQFPGGASATDGVVIDSKYTGTTGTATYPFNLGRTATHEIGHWMNLRHIWGDATCGNDLVSDTPTHNAANSGVPAVGHRSTCSGTPLEMYMNYMDYTDDRGMYMFSSGQASRMAAVFATTGPRASFR; via the coding sequence ATGAAAAAAATTATTTTATCAGTTGTATCATTATTAATGATACTTTCTTGTAGCAGCGATGATAGTTCTGCTACTAAAGGAGATGTTGCACCTGTTGCACATAGAGGTTGTGCTTCTCATGATGTTTTAGAAAGACAATTAAGAGACGATCCTAAATTGGCTGAAAGAATGGCAAATTTTGAAATTGAAGCCGAAAAATTCATTCAACAAGGGAAAATTGTGAACGGAGTTTTAGAGATTCCAGTTGTTTTCAATGTTTTGTATAGAACATCAGCTGAAAACATTTCGCAAGCTCAATTACAGTCTCAAATTGATGTTTTAAACAAGGATTTTGCTGGAACTAACACTGATTATAATTCTAGTAACCCTTACAATAGCGTTAGAGGTGCTTTAAATGTAAAATTTGTATTAGATGCTATTTATAGAAAATCAACTACAAAAACTACGTGGGGAACTTCTGATGCAATGAAAAAAACTTCAACAGGAGGAATAGCTCCTACATCTCCAACTACAAAATTAAACTATTGGGTTTGTACAATAGGCGGTGGAATATTGGGTTATGCTCAGTTCCCTGGAGGTGCTTCTGCTACTGATGGTGTTGTAATTGATTCTAAATATACAGGTACTACAGGTACTGCAACGTATCCATTTAACTTAGGAAGAACAGCAACTCATGAAATCGGACACTGGATGAATTTACGTCACATTTGGGGCGACGCAACATGTGGAAATGATTTAGTTTCGGATACTCCTACTCATAATGCTGCTAACTCTGGAGTTCCTGCAGTTGGTCACAGAAGTACTTGTTCTGGTACACCACTAGAAATGTATATGAACTATATGGATTATACAGATGATAGAGGAATGTATATGTTCTCTAGCGGACAAGCTTCTAGAATGGCGGCTGTTTTTGCTACAACTGGGCCAAGAGCTTCATTTAGATAG
- a CDS encoding PH domain-containing protein gives MLENLKNILNEDQDPKAIEKIASKLENLIMSNEEVGYIAVQKKPAVTIFPDSIVVTNKRIILCKPKNLGFSMEFIDYDWDDIAGSFVKEGILGSDFTFSTKTDLTHTVDYLPKNQARKLYTYAKEQLDLLKNPIQSKPVVETAIPLNVIEEENKTVDEVEEVVAEEVTNFAEIVPKVESYETYEEVKEEMSSNEKELVDLSKDELFEKLQNYKKLLDNGLILQAEYDALKKEVLSKM, from the coding sequence ATGCTTGAAAATTTAAAAAATATTTTAAACGAAGACCAAGATCCAAAAGCAATTGAAAAAATTGCTTCAAAATTGGAAAACCTAATAATGTCTAATGAAGAAGTAGGTTATATTGCAGTTCAAAAAAAACCTGCTGTAACCATTTTTCCTGATAGTATTGTTGTTACCAACAAAAGAATTATTCTGTGTAAACCTAAGAATTTAGGTTTTTCTATGGAATTTATTGATTACGATTGGGACGATATTGCTGGTTCGTTTGTAAAAGAAGGAATTTTAGGTTCTGATTTTACTTTTTCAACAAAAACAGATTTGACGCATACGGTTGATTATTTACCAAAAAATCAGGCTCGAAAATTATATACTTATGCTAAAGAGCAATTGGATTTGTTGAAAAACCCAATTCAATCTAAACCTGTTGTTGAAACTGCTATTCCTTTGAATGTAATTGAGGAAGAAAATAAAACAGTTGATGAGGTGGAAGAAGTTGTTGCAGAGGAAGTAACTAATTTTGCAGAAATTGTTCCTAAAGTAGAATCTTACGAAACGTATGAAGAAGTAAAAGAGGAAATGAGCTCTAATGAAAAAGAATTAGTGGATTTGTCTAAAGATGAATTGTTTGAAAAATTGCAGAATTATAAAAAATTACTAGACAACGGACTTATTTTACAAGCAGAATATGATGCTTTGAAAAAAGAGGTTTTAAGTAAAATGTAA
- a CDS encoding DUF4407 domain-containing protein translates to MLKNFFILCSGADKNLINSCSNGEQNKYAGIGATVFFTAVMAFIASSYALFTVFDNAYIAMAFGLVWGLLIFNLDRFIVSTIKKRDSFWSEFKQATPRIALAIIIAIVISKPLEIKIFEKEINTVLLKEKNEMMLANKKQVANYFQSDLEKNKAQIDSLKSDITKKEKEVNDLYAVYITEAEGTAGTKKLGKGPVYKEKREKHDASLQDLAVLKTTNQAKITELEAKAKTLQADLDKKVTETQPIIEGFDGLMARIIALNKLPLLPSLFIMLLFLAIETSPIIAKLLSPKGEFDFKQEDAEMAVLSMISQNKYQSELQRKTDAEIYDKVYSDIKEDKELYNYKKKRTIELLELQADGFVEKQKRSL, encoded by the coding sequence ATGTTAAAAAACTTCTTCATCCTTTGTTCGGGAGCAGATAAGAATCTCATCAATTCTTGCTCAAATGGCGAACAAAACAAGTATGCCGGAATTGGCGCAACCGTTTTCTTCACCGCAGTTATGGCTTTTATAGCCTCAAGTTATGCTCTTTTTACCGTTTTCGATAATGCCTATATAGCAATGGCATTCGGACTCGTTTGGGGTTTGCTTATTTTTAATTTAGACCGTTTTATTGTTTCTACCATCAAAAAAAGAGATTCGTTTTGGAGCGAATTTAAACAAGCAACTCCTCGAATTGCTCTAGCTATTATTATTGCTATTGTCATCTCAAAACCTTTAGAAATTAAAATTTTTGAAAAAGAAATCAACACGGTTTTATTGAAAGAGAAAAACGAAATGATGCTTGCCAATAAAAAGCAAGTTGCAAATTATTTTCAGAGCGATTTAGAAAAGAACAAAGCACAAATTGACAGTTTAAAATCCGACATTACTAAGAAAGAAAAAGAAGTAAACGATTTATATGCTGTTTATATTACTGAAGCAGAAGGAACTGCTGGAACCAAAAAACTAGGAAAAGGTCCAGTTTACAAAGAAAAAAGAGAAAAACATGACGCTAGTTTACAAGATTTAGCTGTTTTAAAAACCACTAATCAAGCTAAAATTACAGAATTAGAAGCTAAAGCCAAAACATTACAGGCCGACTTAGATAAAAAAGTCACTGAAACACAACCTATAATTGAAGGTTTTGATGGTTTAATGGCACGGATTATCGCTTTAAACAAATTGCCATTACTTCCTTCATTATTTATAATGCTTTTATTTTTAGCTATTGAAACTTCACCAATCATTGCTAAATTATTATCTCCAAAAGGTGAATTCGATTTCAAACAAGAAGATGCCGAAATGGCTGTTTTAAGTATGATTTCACAAAATAAATACCAAAGTGAGTTGCAACGCAAAACCGATGCGGAAATTTACGACAAAGTTTACTCAGATATAAAAGAAGATAAAGAGCTTTATAACTATAAAAAGAAACGCACTATTGAATTGCTAGAACTACAAGCAGATGGCTTTGTAGAAAAACAGAAAAGATCATTATAA